The following coding sequences lie in one Stigmatopora argus isolate UIUO_Sarg chromosome 5, RoL_Sarg_1.0, whole genome shotgun sequence genomic window:
- the fgf5 gene encoding fibroblast growth factor 5 — MNVPLYLLTVAHLVAAAHGGEGGSEEEREVRSGRRTCRLYCRVGIGFHLQIHPDGRINGSHQADPLSILELFAVSQGVIGIRGVHSNRFLAMNNRGRLHATVSFTDDCKFRERFQENSYNTYASVLHWNRRTGRQWFVALNKRGKAKMGSSPRVKAQHVSTHFLPRVDLGVDGERGFAVTERKVDQRRGTPAKDDKTKVRVGTQTRQVKYWPKYRFG, encoded by the exons ATGAACGTCCCGCTGTACCTGCTCACCGTCGCGCACTTGGTGGCCGCGGCGcatgggggggagggggggtcgGAGGAGGAGCGGGAAGTCCGCTCGGGGCGCCGGACTTGCCGGCTCTACTGCAGGGTGGGGATCGGCTTCCATCTCCAGATTCACCCGGACGGCAGAATCAACGGGAGTCACCAAGCCGACCCTCTCA GTATCCTGGAGCTTTTTGCCGTGTCGCAGGGGGTGATCGGCATCCGGGGAGTACACAGCAACCGATTCCTGGCCATGAATAACAGAGGACGCCTTCATGCCACT GTGTCATTCACGGACGACTGCAAGTTCCGCGAGCGTTTCCAGGAGAACAGTTACAACACGTACGCTTCCGTACTTCATTGGAACCGCAGGACTGGTCGCCAATGGTTTGTGGCCCTGAACAAGCGAGGCAAAGCCAAGATGGGTTCGAGTCCGCGAGTCAAAGCCCAGCACGTCTCAACGCACTTCCTGCCCAGGGTCGACCTCGGCGTCGACGGCGAGCGCGGATTCGCCGTCACGGAAAGGAAAGTCGACCAGCGGCGGGGAACGCCCGCTAAAGACGACAAAACCAAAGTCCGGGTCGGGACGCAGACCAGACAAGTCAAGTACTGGCCTAAGTATCGGTTTGGATAG